The nucleotide sequence TGTATAAGTAGATTGAATTGGTAAAAATTGCACATGTGTAAAATTCAATTCTTTTAAATATTCAAAAACTTTATTGTCCGCTAAAGTACTAAAGGTTGAATTTAAACCGTCCCCAGCTGGGGCAAAATCACGAATATTTAACTCATACACAAGTGGATCAACACCATTATTTAAAGCTGACTCTAATTTTTTAATTTTTGGTAAATTTTCAACTTCAAAAGGTAAAATAGCTCCTAAAGCAACTTTGTTTTCTTGTCCTTTTCAATTAAAAGGTGCTAAACTAATGCAATAAGGATCTAATGCTAATGTCACTGTTGAATCTTGATGAGTAATTCGATAACGATAATAATAATTTAAGTATTTTTTTGGTAGTTCAATTGACCAAACTGGTTTATTAAAGTTCATTTCAAAAACTTCAAAATTATCTTCATTTTCATAGTCTGGATAAATCAAAATTTCGGCTTTTTTTGCAATTGGTTGTCAAAGTTTAATGACTAATTTTTCATTAACAAAATGAACACCTAAATCATCTTTTTCATAAAAATGAATTTCATCAAATTCTTTAAAAAAATCATCATTTTTTCCAATTAAATTCATAGCTATTAAATTTTATATTTTATGTAAAACAAAACAGAAAAAACGCGTTTTTCTTGACATATCAAATGTTATATACAAAGAAAAAATAATAAAAAAACGCTATTTTATAGCGTTTTTAGATTTTAATGATTTAAAAAAATGGAAAATTTTTCAGATTTATCCTTTTGTGGTAAAACTTTATTGTTTTGCTGAAAATTCTTGATGAAAGAAAATGAAGTTTTCCGGTTTAATAAAATACTTACCAGCAATTGAAATACTTTCATCGTCGTAACCAAAAAAGTATACAACAACTAACTCATCGCGATCATATAATTTAATTTTTTCGTATTTTAATTTATAAACAATATTACTAATTCCGTTTTGGTCGTTTAATAAGTCTAAGAGTGGTTGATTTAGATTTGGAACTTGATCATCTCTTAAATATTTCTTTGATAAATAAATTTCTGATTTGGCAATCATTTCTTGATTCAAAAAGTATTCTTTTTCAAAAAAACGAAATCCTTGAATAAAAATAATGTTATCTTCAACAGTTCATTCAGGTAATTGGTCAGTTTGTATCTCTCAACCACGTTCAGAGTCCGCACCAAGCATATATCCTAAAGGTTTAATTAAATTATGAAAATTTTCAGCAACAAAGTGTCCCCTCTTACTGATTGAGTACACCGCACCTAATGATTCGAGTTTATTATAAGCAGAAATTACAACACTACGTGAACAATCGAATTTAGCCATTAAAGCATGTTCACTTGGCATTATTCGATTTGTTGGAACTTTTTTGGTTTTAATTAAATCCATTAAATAGTCAATAACTATTTGAGTCTTTTTAATTTCTTTTGACATAATTTTATTATTATATTTAATTTTTGAATATTTTACTACTTGGAAATTCAAATTCTCAAAAGTTTATGGTAATTTATCAATTAGCTAAGATACCAAATCAACAAATCCTCATCGTCCCCAGTAGGGACAGTAAATAAAAAAACACAAAATTTAATTAAAAAACTTTGTGTTTTGATTTGTTTTGATAATTTTGTATTTTAAGATTTTAAGATATCTTCACGAAACGCTTTTTTCAAGATAAAGTCATTTGTTACGTATCCATACGATTTTTTTGCAATAACAGAAATGACTAAAGAGAAAAATGAACTAAAAAGTACGATTCATCCTTCGGTGTATGAAATTGATGCTAACATATCTTTATAATAAGATTCGGTACCATTTAATTCAAATATGGCTGTCCGTTTCGCTTCGACTGGTTTGAGTGCAATCAAGAAAAAGGTTACAGCGAAAATAAATCCAAATAAACTAATTAGTGAATTAAATAGAAATTCAGCATTTGATTTATTTGAAAATAGTAAGTATAAACTAATTACACTAATTAAAATACAAATACTAAAACTGGTTTGTAGCACAATAAACATTCCAAGGAAAACATATCTTAATTGATAAGTTGTTGAGTTTTCTAACACTGATTCTTCGATTAATTCCGGTGTGCTAAAGGTTTCTGGATTATAGTAACCTTGTTTTAATCATTCAATTTCGACTGGAATTCGAGCTCAAAATCTTGCAGAAAGAATAGTTAATAAAGCAATGTTAATACAACTAAAAATAACAATTAGAATTAATAAAATTTTTCGTTTGGTATATGAGTGAAATAATTTTGAGAGCATTAATTAATCCGAACTTCAGTTTTAGCATCAAAAATGTGGATTCTTGATTCGACAAAACTGATGTAAATTGTAGAATATAACACATATTCTTCGCTATTACTTGCATTAATAATCAATTCTAGTTCCTCACTAATGCTGCAAGCGATTAATTGATCTTTACCGATTAATTCAATGTTTGAAATTTTTGCTGCAAAACTATTTTTAATTGCTTCTTTGGAAATTTTAATATCTTCACTTCTAAATCCAATCACCAATTCTTGATTTTGGTGAACCTTACCAACCACATCTTGGGGAATAGCCAAAGTAATTTTTCCATCTTCAGAAATGATTTGTCCATCCTTAACAGTCGCTTTAAAAGTATTCATTGTTGGTGAACCGATGAATTTAGCTACGAATACGTTAGCTGGTTTAAAGTATAAGTCCCTTCCGGTACCACTTTGCTGAATTTTTCCATCGTTAAATACCACGATTTGATCCCCCATCGTCATGGCCTCTAATTGGTCGTGAGTAACATAAATGCTTGTGGTATTAAGCATACGGTGGATTGCAACAATTTCACGACGCATGCTTTCTCTTAGTTTTGCATCCAAGTTTGAAAGTGGTTCATCCATCAAGAATACTAACGGTTTACGTGCAATCGCACGTCCAATTGCTACACGTTGTCTTTGTCCACCAGATAAATCACGTGGTTTACGGTATAAATATTCGTCAATTTTTAGAATTTTAGCAACGTCTTTAACACGACGGTCGATTACATCTTTCCGTTCTTTTGCGATTTTTAGTCCAAAACTAATATTGTTATACACATTCATGTGTGGATATAGAGCATAAGATTGAAAGACCATGGCAATATTACGTTCACTAGGAAGTAAATTGTTGTATCTTTTATCGTTAAATAATAAATCACCTTTAGTTATTGAGTTCAGTCCAGCAATCATTCTTAATAAAGTTGTTTTACCACATCCACTTGGTCCTAAAAAGATGCAGAAAGTACCTGGTTTAATTTCAAGGTTAATATTTTCTAAAGTATACTTTTCATTACCTTCGTATTTTTTTGATAAATTAACCAATTTAATGTGTGCACCATTATTTTTTGATGTCACTTCACCAACTTCATTCAGCATTTTGTCTAAATCAAGTTGTTCAAAATTAAATTCATTATCAATTGCTAGATTCATATCGTTTGTTTTATTTTTAAACATTTTTATCCTTTCACTGCACCATCAGATAAACCACCTATGATGTATCTTTGTAAGTACATAAATAGAGCAAAGGCAGGGATTGAAGCTAAAAGTGAACCAGCGGCATAAGCACCAGCATTAACTTGTTTTTCTTCGGCTGTAATAAATGTATCTAAACCGATTGCTAAGGTTTTATCATCAATATCAATTAAAATAAATTTAGGTAGAATAACGTCCGTAAATGGAGTTAAGAATGATCAAAGTGCAACCATAATTAAAGCTGGACGGATTACTGGAATTAAAATTTTAAAGAATAGTCCCCAGTTGTTGCATCCGTCAACTTTGGCAGAATCGTCCAATTCATGCGAAATTGTGTCCAAATAACTCTTAAGCATAAAGGTATTTCCTGCAATCGAACCACCTGAGTAAATGACCACTAACATTAAAACTGATGAGAGTCCAATGTTGTTTCCTAAACGTACCACAATGTACAAACTAATTAAGCTTGCTGTAGCAGGGATCATTTGTAGCATCATAACTAAGGTTAGCGAGTTACGTGAACCGGCAAATTTGAATCTTGAATACGCATAACCATTAAGCGCGACACAGACAGTTGAAATTACCATGGTTAGCACTGCAATAAATAAGGTATTAGCATATCACTTTAAAAAACGACTTCTAGGACTAGTAAATAAGTAAGCAAAGTTATCTCAACCAAACTTAAATGGTGTTAAAGAAATAATTTTAACGTTGTTAATGTTAAAGGCTGAAACTAACAATGAAACAATTGGAAATAGCACAATTAAAGCTCAAAAAATTAAAATTAAATAATTAAAAAATAATCAAATAATTTCCATTGGTGTTGGTGGTTTTGCGTCTGATTCATTAAAATTGATCCGTTTTTTCACTAATGCTTTTTTATCAATTGAAACTGAATCACTAATACGTTTATAATAATTTTTTCTAATTAATTTTGAAAACATTAGTCTCTCCTTGTCATTGATTTAATAAATCCACGAGCTGCAACCGCAACACTTAAGATTGCTGCTAATGTAGTTAAGGCTGCTGCGAAGGCTTGGTCACTTTCGAATTTAACCACACCGGTTGTCATTTTGTAAACTCACGAAATAACAATATCTGTTGAGGCTTCACCAAAAACAGTAGGTTTTGCAAAAGCAGGACCACCACCTGTAAATAAGCTAATTGTGGTGAAGTTGTTAAATGCACCAACAAATTGTCCAATTAACATTGGTGCAATTGCAAGTAACAATGAAGGTAGAGTTAAACTGAAAAATAGTTGTCTTCCCTTAGCTCCATCAATTGAACCAGCTTCATAAATATCTTTTGGAATTGATTGTAAATTACCTGTTACGAGCATAAATATTCATGCATACGCAATTCATGTTTGTACTAAAATTACCAATACACGAGCTTTAGTTATGTCATTTAATCAATCGACTGGTTGATCAATTAAGTGGAGACTCATAAGTACAAAGTTAATGTACCCAGTATCCCCGGCCATGAAACTTTTACGTAAGAAACTTAAAGTAACAAAGGCAGGGATTGCTCATGGTAAAATGAAAATTAAACGGAAAAATTTCTTCCCTCTAATACGGTGATTATTTGCTAATACCGCAAGAATAATACCTAGTGAAATAGGTAAAATGGTGCTAAAGATAGTTCAGATAAAACTTCATCCTAAAACACGTGAAAGTGATAATAATAGGTCATTTTTACGAAGTTGTCATCATAGACCTCATTGTTTAAGACCAACTCAATGCACTGGCTGAGTTGGAGCTTCATGTAAGTATCCATAGTCAGTAAATGAAATTAGAATTGAGGTTACAATTGGAGCAACTACGATAAAGGCGATTAAAAATCAACCAAAAATCGAAATCATTCATGGAAATCCACTGGTGTTTAATCAGCGTTTTGTATGTGATCACTTACTTGGACGAGAACCCTCTTCAAGTGCAGTCGCAACTCTACGAGCTCCAATAGACGAAATAAATAAGTAAATAATTGAGATACTAAAGAAAATAACCGAAATTACTCCACCAAAAAGGTAGTAACGAGCATCAGGGAATGAACCTGCTTGGCTATTAAATTTAGAAGACCCTAGATCATAGAAACCAGGGATACCGTTCATTTTTGATCAATAGAATCCCAAACTAAAGGGGATTAAGAATGATCAAACAAAAACAGTAAATAACAACATTAAAATACCTTTAAGATATTGTTTGAAAAATAGAATTTCAGGTAGTCCCGGTAAAATGAATCCTAAAATTGTCGCTCATAATTTAATTCCTTTGTTAACTTCAATTGGAATTGATTTTTGAGCTTCGTTGATTTTACTTTCGAAAATTTTATTAACAATTTTCTTTTCGGCATTTTCACGTCATAAATTAGTTGATAAAATGTTTTTATTTTTATATAAATTAGAATTTAGTTTTAATCCTAATAATTTTTCTTTTTCAGCAACTTTAATTTCAATTTTTTTGTTTTTAAATGCTGCTTTAGTAATTTCTTTTGATTTAATTTTGTTTTTGTAAAGAGCAAATAATTCTTTTGACTCATCAAAAATTGATTTTTTCTTTTCTTGATTAGTCGTTTTTTCTTGTTGAATTAAATTACTTGCTTTAAGTTTTAGAATTTCAACTTTGGCTAGGATTTTTTCAATTTTGTATTTTTGAATAATCGAATTTAGTCCTTGTGCTTTTTCTAATAAAGCTTGTGATTTAACTAATTGGTACTCAGATTCGTGAGAAACTGATTTATATGATTTGCTTAAATTTTTTGCATAATCACTTTGAAGAATCAATTTAGCAATTTTAGAATGTTCAAAATAACTTTTGTGACTAAAGAAAACATCGACATAAATTTTTAAGATTTGTGTATCTAAATCATTTAATTTATTATGTTCTTGAATTGATTTTTTAATTTCAGAAAGTGAATTGGTTGCAACTGAATTTAAGTCTAAATTTTTCAAGTGTGATTCATCTGAAGTCGCAAAATCTTTGAATCTTTCAAGCATATATGATAAAGTTTTGGCTTGAACTTTTTTCAAATTAGCTTGATAAAGTTTTTTATACTCTTGCTTAGAGTTGTTACTTTGTTTAATTAAATTATCAACGATTGATTGATTATTTTTCTCTGCTTGCAAAATTTCTTGTTTATGTTGCTCAATTTTTGCCAAAGCAGCTTTTTTATATTCTTGAATTTCTACTTTTGAATTTTGATATTTCTCATTGTATTCATACTCAGCTTGAATAATTCTTTGACGAGCTGATAATTTAATGTTATATTTACCATCAACATATTTAGTTTTAATCTCTTTGTGTTCAAGTGAAAATTGTTTTCTGAGTTCTTCACGTTTAGCTAATAAACGTTGTTGAGTCTTTTTGATTTCATTATAAGCTTCTAAAAAGACAGCTTTAGGATTTGAGATTGATTTAAGAAATTCAAGCTCAGGTTCAAGTAAATTTGTTAGTTTGGTAAAATCAAATTCTAAATCGTCAAATTTCTTGATGTATTCAAGCATTAAATTGTAGAAAATGAATTTAAGGTTTAACTGAGTTTGATCTAAATTAGTTTTAGTGACTAATTTTTGAATTGAAGCGACTTTTTCTTCATAGGTGTCGGTAGTGTTTTTAAGTGATGTTTGATAATCTTTTGCATATTTATCTAAATTTTTACGTTCTTTAGTTAATTTTTTAATTTCAAAAGCAATCAAACTTTGCACACTCGAAGCAATTTTGAGCTTCCTGATTGAATCTTTGACAACTTTAACTTTGTTTAAGTAAGCAACTTTATGACTGTACAACTCACGTTTAAGGTTATCCTGAATTTTAGTTTTAGCACGTAAAAAGAGATCTTTTTCAATCTCGCGACGTATCTTAATTGCACGAATACGACGATTAAAAACGTTTTTAGCATTCTTTTTATATGCTTTTAGTGATGTTGCCTGCTGTGGTATGACGGTGTCAAATTCTTCACCATACCAGTTATATAATTTTAATTTTTCCATTTTTATCCTTTAGTTTGCCGTTTACGTATTGCTTCGAAATTATGTATTTTACGTGCAATGTGGTATTTAAAACACATGTAAATTAAATACAAAGCAATTAATGCAGCACTGAGTGAAACAAAAACTCCGGAAATTATTTGTTCTAATAATAATGTATCAAAACCTTTAAAAAATGGAGTAAACCCTAAGATGATAAAAATTATTATTCAACAAATAAAGAATATGTATCCAGCTTGAAGTTTATTTCGTAATAAACTTATATAAATTAAGAAAAATACCACCAAGAGATTACTTCCGATAAACGAAAGAATTAGCAATCTTGTGTAATTTTCCAATTCAATCTCGCTATATGTCTCAGCATTTTTAATTCCAAACACAAACGGAATCAAAAATCAAACAATATAAGAGAGAGTCCAAAACGGAAGTAAGCTTATTAAAAAATAAAAATCAATTTTGGAGAGATTGATTTTTAATTTTTTATACATGATTATTTTTCGAATGTCACCACTAATTGTAATGCAGTTTCAGTCATAATTTTAGCTTTATCTGAGTATAATTTGCTCATTTGTTCTAACACTGCAGCTGTAAATTCAGCTTTAGCATCAAGATCAGGTGTTTCGGTTTTTTTGGCTAAAATCTTATCTGCTGTTTCTTTAATAAATACTTTGTTTCCGAATGTACTGTCATTTCAAATTCCTCAAACGGTTGAAGCAAATTGTGGATTTGAGTGGTCAATACGTTCAGTTAAGGTTGTTAAAACACCTAAACCACCATCTTCAATACTTCTACGTGATGTAACTACGTCAAGAATTTTGTTGATTGCACCATTTTTTTCGTATTTAGCAATTTCATCAGTCGCTTTTGATAACTCAACATCGCTAGCTGTTCCATCTTTTCTTAACACGAATTTAGGTGCAACTTTTTCAACTAATACACGGATTTGTGCATTGTTTACATAGTTGTTGAAGTACAATTCGCTCGCTTTAGTAATTACTTCGTCAGATACTTCAACTTTAGCTGCGTTAGCAAATTCAGTTGCTTTAGCTTTTACTTCTTCATAAAGTGCATTCAAAGTATTGTTTTTGATTGCTTCAGTAATTTTTGCATATAAAGCTTCTTTTGAGTCACCTGAATCACCGTTAGCACCAAAAATATAATCTTCAACTTTTCTTACATGTAAAGTTCCTATTTCGGCATTTTGAATTAATTCTGGATGAGCTTGAACAAATTCACTCTTAATAATTTCAGGTCCAACTTGTCATGGTTGACCGTCCCCAACAAGTGCTGATAATTCAATTCCAAGTAATGCAGCTTCAGCATTACGAAGTCCTGTAACTGGTTTAAGAGCATTTTTTAATTCAACTCAAGCTTCTGATTCAAATTCTGCACCATCAAGACCATAATCAACTTTGATAATATTTTTTTCATCTAAAG is from Mycoplasmopsis pullorum and encodes:
- a CDS encoding GntR family transcriptional regulator yields the protein MSKEIKKTQIVIDYLMDLIKTKKVPTNRIMPSEHALMAKFDCSRSVVISAYNKLESLGAVYSISKRGHFVAENFHNLIKPLGYMLGADSERGWEIQTDQLPEWTVEDNIIFIQGFRFFEKEYFLNQEMIAKSEIYLSKKYLRDDQVPNLNQPLLDLLNDQNGISNIVYKLKYEKIKLYDRDELVVVYFFGYDDESISIAGKYFIKPENFIFFHQEFSAKQ
- a CDS encoding ABC transporter ATP-binding protein; this encodes MFKNKTNDMNLAIDNEFNFEQLDLDKMLNEVGEVTSKNNGAHIKLVNLSKKYEGNEKYTLENINLEIKPGTFCIFLGPSGCGKTTLLRMIAGLNSITKGDLLFNDKRYNNLLPSERNIAMVFQSYALYPHMNVYNNISFGLKIAKERKDVIDRRVKDVAKILKIDEYLYRKPRDLSGGQRQRVAIGRAIARKPLVFLMDEPLSNLDAKLRESMRREIVAIHRMLNTTSIYVTHDQLEAMTMGDQIVVFNDGKIQQSGTGRDLYFKPANVFVAKFIGSPTMNTFKATVKDGQIISEDGKITLAIPQDVVGKVHQNQELVIGFRSEDIKISKEAIKNSFAAKISNIELIGKDQLIACSISEELELIINASNSEEYVLYSTIYISFVESRIHIFDAKTEVRIN
- a CDS encoding sugar ABC transporter permease gives rise to the protein MFSKLIRKNYYKRISDSVSIDKKALVKKRINFNESDAKPPTPMEIIWLFFNYLILIFWALIVLFPIVSLLVSAFNINNVKIISLTPFKFGWDNFAYLFTSPRSRFLKWYANTLFIAVLTMVISTVCVALNGYAYSRFKFAGSRNSLTLVMMLQMIPATASLISLYIVVRLGNNIGLSSVLMLVVIYSGGSIAGNTFMLKSYLDTISHELDDSAKVDGCNNWGLFFKILIPVIRPALIMVALWSFLTPFTDVILPKFILIDIDDKTLAIGLDTFITAEEKQVNAGAYAAGSLLASIPAFALFMYLQRYIIGGLSDGAVKG
- a CDS encoding ABC transporter permease subunit gives rise to the protein MEKLKLYNWYGEEFDTVIPQQATSLKAYKKNAKNVFNRRIRAIKIRREIEKDLFLRAKTKIQDNLKRELYSHKVAYLNKVKVVKDSIRKLKIASSVQSLIAFEIKKLTKERKNLDKYAKDYQTSLKNTTDTYEEKVASIQKLVTKTNLDQTQLNLKFIFYNLMLEYIKKFDDLEFDFTKLTNLLEPELEFLKSISNPKAVFLEAYNEIKKTQQRLLAKREELRKQFSLEHKEIKTKYVDGKYNIKLSARQRIIQAEYEYNEKYQNSKVEIQEYKKAALAKIEQHKQEILQAEKNNQSIVDNLIKQSNNSKQEYKKLYQANLKKVQAKTLSYMLERFKDFATSDESHLKNLDLNSVATNSLSEIKKSIQEHNKLNDLDTQILKIYVDVFFSHKSYFEHSKIAKLILQSDYAKNLSKSYKSVSHESEYQLVKSQALLEKAQGLNSIIQKYKIEKILAKVEILKLKASNLIQQEKTTNQEKKKSIFDESKELFALYKNKIKSKEITKAAFKNKKIEIKVAEKEKLLGLKLNSNLYKNKNILSTNLWRENAEKKIVNKIFESKINEAQKSIPIEVNKGIKLWATILGFILPGLPEILFFKQYLKGILMLLFTVFVWSFLIPFSLGFYWSKMNGIPGFYDLGSSKFNSQAGSFPDARYYLFGGVISVIFFSISIIYLFISSIGARRVATALEEGSRPSKWSHTKRWLNTSGFPWMISIFGWFLIAFIVVAPIVTSILISFTDYGYLHEAPTQPVHWVGLKQWGLWWQLRKNDLLLSLSRVLGWSFIWTIFSTILPISLGIILAVLANNHRIRGKKFFRLIFILPWAIPAFVTLSFLRKSFMAGDTGYINFVLMSLHLIDQPVDWLNDITKARVLVILVQTWIAYAWIFMLVTGNLQSIPKDIYEAGSIDGAKGRQLFFSLTLPSLLLAIAPMLIGQFVGAFNNFTTISLFTGGGPAFAKPTVFGEASTDIVISWVYKMTTGVVKFESDQAFAAALTTLAAILSVAVAARGFIKSMTRRD